In Desulfovibrio porci, one DNA window encodes the following:
- a CDS encoding ATP-binding protein: protein MLESRRHEFHLRVDVEHTDLIGDTHRIQQILLNLLSNAVKYTPDGGSISLSISESQPLNPSMSRIVIVVEDNGFGMSPEFQKRIFDSFARSDDERVNRIQGTGLGMPIVRNLARMMQGSIAIESELDRGSRFTVELDLCRRRDRRGAAGTWSGTPTVDATATPPAEPEDFSGRRVLLVEDNALNMEIALELIGSTGAVIDCAENGQQALERFKASPEGHYNLIFMDIQMPVMNGLDAARAIRALEREDARGVPIIAMSANVFAEDIHAAGNAGMNGHVPKPIDLGLLRETLRRWLS, encoded by the coding sequence ATGCTGGAAAGCCGGCGGCACGAATTCCACCTGCGCGTGGACGTCGAACACACGGACCTGATCGGCGACACGCATCGCATCCAGCAGATCCTGCTCAACCTGCTTTCCAACGCCGTCAAATACACGCCGGACGGGGGCTCCATCAGCCTTTCCATCAGCGAATCGCAGCCGCTCAATCCGTCCATGAGCCGCATCGTCATCGTAGTCGAAGACAACGGTTTCGGCATGAGCCCGGAATTCCAGAAACGGATTTTCGACTCCTTCGCGCGCTCCGACGACGAACGGGTGAACCGCATTCAGGGCACGGGACTGGGGATGCCCATTGTGCGCAATCTGGCACGGATGATGCAAGGCAGCATCGCCATTGAAAGCGAACTGGACCGGGGCAGCCGCTTTACCGTGGAACTGGACCTCTGCCGCCGGCGGGACCGGCGCGGCGCGGCCGGGACATGGAGTGGGACACCGACGGTTGACGCGACCGCGACGCCGCCCGCCGAACCGGAAGATTTCAGCGGCAGGCGCGTTCTGCTGGTGGAAGACAATGCCCTGAATATGGAGATCGCGCTGGAACTGATTGGTTCCACAGGCGCGGTCATTGATTGCGCCGAAAACGGACAGCAGGCCCTGGAGCGCTTCAAGGCCTCGCCAGAAGGTCATTACAATCTGATTTTCATGGATATCCAGATGCCGGTCATGAACGGCCTCGACGCCGCCAGGGCCATTCGCGCCCTTGAGCGGGAGGACGCCCGCGGCGTGCCCATCATCGCCATGAGCGCCAATGTCTTTGCCGAGGACATCCATGCCGCCGGAAACGCCGGTATGAACGGACACGTGCCCAAACCCATTGATCTGGGGTTGCTGCGGGAGACGCTGCGGCGCTGGCTGTCCTAG
- a CDS encoding integrase core domain-containing protein: KRTANLPVWTHRYNFVRPHTALGRKPPASRLSGG; this comes from the coding sequence GAAAAGAACAGCGAACTTGCCGGTCTGGACGCATCGCTACAACTTTGTGCGTCCGCATACGGCTCTTGGCAGAAAACCTCCAGCCTCAAGGCTGAGCGGAGGGTGA